In Phyllopteryx taeniolatus isolate TA_2022b chromosome 8, UOR_Ptae_1.2, whole genome shotgun sequence, one genomic interval encodes:
- the LOC133482655 gene encoding diacylglycerol kinase delta-like isoform X5: MKQTSSFQRWKRRYFKLRGRTLYYAQNAKSIIFDEVDLTDASVAESSTKNVNNSFTVITPCRRLILCADNRKEMEEWISALRSVQNRQNYESTQYSMDHFSGMHNWYACSHARPTYCNVCREALSGVTSHGLSCEVCKFKAHKRCAVRATNNCKWTTLASIGKDIVEDEDGVRMPHQWLEGNLPVSAKCSACDKTCGSVLRLQDWRCLWCKAMVHSGCREHLSVKCPLGQCKVSVIPPTALNSIDSDGFWKASCPPSCTSPLLVFVNSKSGDNQGVKFLRRFKQLLNPAQVFDLMNGGPHLGLRLFQKFDTFRILVCGGDGSVGWVLSEIDALTLHKQCQLGVLPLGTGNDLARVLGWGSACDDDAQLPQILEKLERASTKMLDRWSIMVYESKFPRQHSTSTMAEDCTDDSEVQQILTYEDSVAVHLSKILTSDQHSVVISSAKVLCETVKDFVARVGKAYEKNTERSEESDVMAKKCGLLKEKLDLLLWTLTEESKASCLATSPLPPASIVEDQEEGGPPAFPLPLRRTPPGPALDSAPCSPRSPPSVGAAVFKPREQLMLRANSLKKVIRQIIEHTEKAVDDQNAQTASLFSLGVVKVDGGLAEEEEDEDDKMAADGAKERAARRASKTPCERLMSKGSLSLGSSVSLPVHAGSRDNMPMLNTKILYPGLRAGVSSSLSHSSVISQLLLNAESFASCDPENMECYSEKCVMNNYFGIGLDAKISLDFNNKRDEHPEKCRSRTKNMMWYGVLGTKELLHRTYKNLEQRVLLECDGRPIPLPSLQGIAVLNIPSYAGGTNFWGGTKEDDTFTAPSFDDKILEVVAVFGSMQMAVSRVINLQHHRIAQCRTVKIAILGDEGVPVQVDGEAWIQPPGYIKILHKNRSQTLTRDRAFESTLKSWEDKQKCEFPRDPIAPAPLGNRPEMLSEEEASLVRDFAQAAGVLIGSICQLAQSHRNLEQELAHAVNASSKSMDLVYAQSGSIGTLSCGAVVLMVKDVKALLSETELLLAGKMSMALDMAQQEQLNCALSCVCQHLDGLVEVPWLNLALNPADQQDALCDSAKPSRGAKFRLVPKFKKDKNNKVKETHSSLTLPVHQWGTEEVGAWLDFLCLSEYKDIFSRHDVRGSELLHLERRDLKDLGVSKVGHMKRILQGIRELSRNSSASEA, encoded by the exons ATGAAGCAGACCAGTTCTTTCCAGCGCTGGAAGAGAAGATATTTCAAACTGAGGGGACGAACGCTTTACTACGCGCAGAACGCTAAG TCCATCATCTTCGACGAAGTGGACTTGACGGACGCCAGCGTGGCCGAATCCAGCACCAAGAATGTCAACAACAGCTTCACG gtgaTCACCCCGTGCAGGCGTCTGATCCTGTGCGCAGACAACCGTAAGGAGATGGAGGAGTGGATCTCGGCTTTGCGGAGCGTTCAAAACCGACAGAACTATGAG TCTACCCAGTACAGCATGGACCATTTCAGCGGTATGCACAACTGGTACGCGTGCTCACACGCTCGGCCCACTTACTGCAACGTGTGCAGGGAAGCGTTGTCAGGGGTCACCTCACACGGACTCTCCTGTGAAG tgtgtaaATTCAAGGCTCACAAGCGTTGCGCGGTCCGAGCCACCAACAACTGCAAATGGACCACGCTGGCGTCCATCGGGAAGGACATCGTCGAGGACGAGGACGGG GTGCGGATGCCTCACCAATGGCTGGAGGGCAACCTGCCCGTGTCGGCCAAGTGCAGCGCGTGCGACAAAACGTGCGGCAGCGTCTTACGGCTGCAAGACTGGCGATGTCTCTGGTGTAAAGCCATG GTGCACTCGGGCTGTCGGGAGCACCTGTCCGTCAAGTGTCCGCTGGGCCAGTGCAAAGTGTCCGTCATCCCGCCCACGGCGCTCAACAGCATCGACTCTGACG GCTTCTGGAAAGCGTCGTGTCCTCCGTCGTGCACCAGCCCTCTCCTGGTCTTCGTCAACTCCAAGAGCGGCGACAACCAGGGTGTCAAGTTCCTGCGGCGCTTCAAGCAGCTGCTGAATCCCGCGCAGGTTTTTGACCTGATGAACGGAGGACCTCACTTGGG GCTGCGTCTCTTCCAGAAGTTTGACACCTTCAGGATTCTGGTGTGCGGCGGCGACGGCAGCGTCGGTTGGGTTCTGTCTGAGATCGATGCGCTCACGCTGCACAAACAG TGTCAGCTGGGGGTTCTGCCTCTGGGAACCGGCAACGATCTGGCCCGGGTTCTGGGCTGGGGGTCCGCCTGCGACGACGACGCCCAACTACCTCAAATACTGGAGAAACTGGAGCGGGCCAGCACCAAGATGCTCGACAG GTGGAGTATCATGGTGTATGAGAGCAAGTTTCCACGGCAACACTCCACGTCCACCATGGCCGAGGACTGCACCGATGACTCGGAG GTGCAGCAGATCCTCACTTACGAAGATTCTGTCGCTGTTCACCTCTCCAAGATTCTGACGTCGGACCAGCACTCTGTGGTCATTTCCTCCGCCAA GGTTCTGTGTGAGACGGTCAAGGACTTCGTGGCCCGGGTGGGGAAGGCCTACGAGAAGAACACGGAGCGCTCGGAGGAGTCGGACGTCATGGCCAAGAAG TGTGGTCTCCTGAAGGAAAAGTTGGACCTTCTCCTGTGGACTCTGACTGAGGAGTCCAAGGCGTCCTGTCTCGCGACCTCTCCTCTTCCCCCCGCTTCCATCGTTGAGGATCAGGAAGAAGGGGGCCCGCCGGCCTTCCCGTTGCCCCTCCGCCGCACGCCCCCCGGCCCCGCCCTCGACTCCGCCCCTTGCTCCCCGCGCTCGCCGCCCTCTGTGGGGGCGGCCGTCTTTAAACCTCGCGAGCAGCTGATGCTTCGGGCGAACAGCCTGAAGAAGGTCATACGGCAGATCATCGAACACACGGAGAAAG CCGTGGACGACCAGAACGCTCAGACCGCGTCCCTGTTCTCTCTGGGTGTGGTGAAGGTGGACGGCGGCCTggcggaggaggaagaggacgaggatGACAAGATGGCGGCGGACGGCGCCAAAGAGCGCGCGGCTCGCAGAG CCAGTAAGACACCGTGCGAGAGGCTGATGAGCAAAGGCAGCCTATCGCTAGGCAGCTCCGTATCACTTCCTGTCCACGCAGGAAGTCGAGACAATATGCCAATGCTCAACACCAAGATCCTCTATCCCG GTTTGAGGGCCGGTGTGTCATCTTCCCTGTCTCAcagttcagtcatcagtcaacTGCTGCTCAACGCCGAGTCGTTTGCGTCATGCGACCCCGAAAACAT GGAGTGCTACAGTGAGAAGTGTGTGATGAATAATTACTTTGGCATCGGTCTGGACGCCAAAATTTCCCTGGACTTCAACAACAAGAGAGACGAACATCCTGAGAAGTGCAG gAGTCGCACCAAAAACATGATGTGGTACGGCGTTCTGGGAACCAAAGAGTTGCTGCACAGGACCTACAAGAACCTGGAACAGAgagttctgctggag tgtGACGGGCGGCCGATCCCCCTCCCCAGCCTGCAGGGCATCGCCGTGTTGAACATTCCCAGTTACGCTGGCGGGACAAACTTCTGGGGAGGAACCAAAGAAGACGAC ACCTTCACCGCTCCGTCTTTTGATGACAAAATTCTGGAGGTGGTGGCCGTGTTTGGCAGCATGCAGATGGCTGTGTCCAGAGTCATCAACCTGCAACACCACCGCATtgcacag TGTCGCACGGTGAAGATCGCCATCCTGGGGGACGAGGGCGTTCCGGTCCAGGTGGACGGCGAGGCCTGGATTCAGCCTCCGGGCTACATCAAGATTCTCCACAAGAACCGCAGCCAGACGCTCACCAGGGACCGC GCCTTCGAGAGCACTTTGAAGTCATGGGAGGACAAACAAAAGTGCGAATTTCCTCGGGATCCGAtcgctccggcgccgctcggcAACCGTCCGGAGATGCTCTCCGAGGAAGAGGCGTCGCTCGTACGAGACTTTGCTCAGGCGGCAGGAGTCCTCATCGGCAG TATCTGCCAGCTGGCTCAGAGTCACCGCAATCTGGAACAGGAACTCGCTCACGCCGTCAACGCCAGCTCCAAGTCCATGGACCTGGTCTACGCCCAGTCCGGCAGCATTGGG ACGCTGAGCTGCGGCGCCGTGGTGTTGATGGTGAAGGACGTGAAAGCGCTGCTCAGCGAGACGGAACTGCTCCTCGCCGGAAAAATGTCCATG GCGTTGGACATGGCCCAACAGGAGCAGCTGAACTGCGCCCTGAGTTGCGTGTGTCAGCATCTGGACGGACTTGTGGAAGTCCCGTGGTTGAACCTCGCCCTCAACCCGGCAGACCAGCAG GATGCCCTGTGCGACTCCGCCAAGCCCAGTCGCGGCGCCAAATTCCGATTGGTCCCCAAgtttaaaaaggacaaaaacaacaaagtcaaAGAGACTCACAGCTCTCTCACTCTGCCAG TTCACCAGTGGGGCACCGAGGAGGTCGGGGCCTGgctggacttcctgtgtctgtCCGAGTACAAAGACATCTTCAGCCGACACGACGTGCGAGGGAGCGAACTGCTGCACCTGGAGAGGCGAGACCTCAAG GACCTGGGTGTGAGCAAGGTGGGCCACATGAAGAGAATCCTTCAGGGCATCCGAGAACTGAGCCGCAACAGCAGCGCCAGCGAGGCCTGA
- the LOC133482655 gene encoding diacylglycerol kinase delta-like isoform X3, producing MAEGPADCFAARVPDESSDSEPEQEPGTPQKLIRKVSTSGQIRSKTVLKEGDLMKQTSSFQRWKRRYFKLRGRTLYYAQNAKSIIFDEVDLTDASVAESSTKNVNNSFTVITPCRRLILCADNRKEMEEWISALRSVQNRQNYESTQYSMDHFSGMHNWYACSHARPTYCNVCREALSGVTSHGLSCEVCKFKAHKRCAVRATNNCKWTTLASIGKDIVEDEDGVRMPHQWLEGNLPVSAKCSACDKTCGSVLRLQDWRCLWCKAMVHSGCREHLSVKCPLGQCKVSVIPPTALNSIDSDGFWKASCPPSCTSPLLVFVNSKSGDNQGVKFLRRFKQLLNPAQVFDLMNGGPHLGLRLFQKFDTFRILVCGGDGSVGWVLSEIDALTLHKQCQLGVLPLGTGNDLARVLGWGSACDDDAQLPQILEKLERASTKMLDRWSIMVYESKFPRQHSTSTMAEDCTDDSEVQQILTYEDSVAVHLSKILTSDQHSVVISSAKVLCETVKDFVARVGKAYEKNTERSEESDVMAKKCGLLKEKLDLLLWTLTEESKASCLATSPLPPASIVEDQEEGGPPAFPLPLRRTPPGPALDSAPCSPRSPPSVGAAVFKPREQLMLRANSLKKVIRQIIEHTEKAVDDQNAQTASLFSLGVVKVDGGLAEEEEDEDDKMAADGAKERAARRASKTPCERLMSKGSLSLGSSVSLPVHAGSRDNMPMLNTKILYPGLRAGVSSSLSHSSVISQLLLNAESFASCDPENMECYSEKCVMNNYFGIGLDAKISLDFNNKRDEHPEKCRSRTKNMMWYGVLGTKELLHRTYKNLEQRVLLECDGRPIPLPSLQGIAVLNIPSYAGGTNFWGGTKEDDTFTAPSFDDKILEVVAVFGSMQMAVSRVINLQHHRIAQCRTVKIAILGDEGVPVQVDGEAWIQPPGYIKILHKNRSQTLTRDRAFESTLKSWEDKQKCEFPRDPIAPAPLGNRPEMLSEEEASLVRDFAQAAGVLIGSICQLAQSHRNLEQELAHAVNASSKSMDLVYAQSGSIGTLSCGAVVLMVKDVKALLSETELLLAGKMSMALDMAQQEQLNCALSCVCQHLDGLVEVPWLNLALNPADQQDALCDSAKPSRGAKFRLVPKFKKDKNNKVKETHSSLTLPVHQWGTEEVGAWLDFLCLSEYKDIFSRHDVRGSELLHLERRDLKDLGVSKVGHMKRILQGIRELSRNSSASEA from the exons ACGGTGTTGAAGGAAGGGGACCTGATGAAGCAGACCAGTTCTTTCCAGCGCTGGAAGAGAAGATATTTCAAACTGAGGGGACGAACGCTTTACTACGCGCAGAACGCTAAG TCCATCATCTTCGACGAAGTGGACTTGACGGACGCCAGCGTGGCCGAATCCAGCACCAAGAATGTCAACAACAGCTTCACG gtgaTCACCCCGTGCAGGCGTCTGATCCTGTGCGCAGACAACCGTAAGGAGATGGAGGAGTGGATCTCGGCTTTGCGGAGCGTTCAAAACCGACAGAACTATGAG TCTACCCAGTACAGCATGGACCATTTCAGCGGTATGCACAACTGGTACGCGTGCTCACACGCTCGGCCCACTTACTGCAACGTGTGCAGGGAAGCGTTGTCAGGGGTCACCTCACACGGACTCTCCTGTGAAG tgtgtaaATTCAAGGCTCACAAGCGTTGCGCGGTCCGAGCCACCAACAACTGCAAATGGACCACGCTGGCGTCCATCGGGAAGGACATCGTCGAGGACGAGGACGGG GTGCGGATGCCTCACCAATGGCTGGAGGGCAACCTGCCCGTGTCGGCCAAGTGCAGCGCGTGCGACAAAACGTGCGGCAGCGTCTTACGGCTGCAAGACTGGCGATGTCTCTGGTGTAAAGCCATG GTGCACTCGGGCTGTCGGGAGCACCTGTCCGTCAAGTGTCCGCTGGGCCAGTGCAAAGTGTCCGTCATCCCGCCCACGGCGCTCAACAGCATCGACTCTGACG GCTTCTGGAAAGCGTCGTGTCCTCCGTCGTGCACCAGCCCTCTCCTGGTCTTCGTCAACTCCAAGAGCGGCGACAACCAGGGTGTCAAGTTCCTGCGGCGCTTCAAGCAGCTGCTGAATCCCGCGCAGGTTTTTGACCTGATGAACGGAGGACCTCACTTGGG GCTGCGTCTCTTCCAGAAGTTTGACACCTTCAGGATTCTGGTGTGCGGCGGCGACGGCAGCGTCGGTTGGGTTCTGTCTGAGATCGATGCGCTCACGCTGCACAAACAG TGTCAGCTGGGGGTTCTGCCTCTGGGAACCGGCAACGATCTGGCCCGGGTTCTGGGCTGGGGGTCCGCCTGCGACGACGACGCCCAACTACCTCAAATACTGGAGAAACTGGAGCGGGCCAGCACCAAGATGCTCGACAG GTGGAGTATCATGGTGTATGAGAGCAAGTTTCCACGGCAACACTCCACGTCCACCATGGCCGAGGACTGCACCGATGACTCGGAG GTGCAGCAGATCCTCACTTACGAAGATTCTGTCGCTGTTCACCTCTCCAAGATTCTGACGTCGGACCAGCACTCTGTGGTCATTTCCTCCGCCAA GGTTCTGTGTGAGACGGTCAAGGACTTCGTGGCCCGGGTGGGGAAGGCCTACGAGAAGAACACGGAGCGCTCGGAGGAGTCGGACGTCATGGCCAAGAAG TGTGGTCTCCTGAAGGAAAAGTTGGACCTTCTCCTGTGGACTCTGACTGAGGAGTCCAAGGCGTCCTGTCTCGCGACCTCTCCTCTTCCCCCCGCTTCCATCGTTGAGGATCAGGAAGAAGGGGGCCCGCCGGCCTTCCCGTTGCCCCTCCGCCGCACGCCCCCCGGCCCCGCCCTCGACTCCGCCCCTTGCTCCCCGCGCTCGCCGCCCTCTGTGGGGGCGGCCGTCTTTAAACCTCGCGAGCAGCTGATGCTTCGGGCGAACAGCCTGAAGAAGGTCATACGGCAGATCATCGAACACACGGAGAAAG CCGTGGACGACCAGAACGCTCAGACCGCGTCCCTGTTCTCTCTGGGTGTGGTGAAGGTGGACGGCGGCCTggcggaggaggaagaggacgaggatGACAAGATGGCGGCGGACGGCGCCAAAGAGCGCGCGGCTCGCAGAG CCAGTAAGACACCGTGCGAGAGGCTGATGAGCAAAGGCAGCCTATCGCTAGGCAGCTCCGTATCACTTCCTGTCCACGCAGGAAGTCGAGACAATATGCCAATGCTCAACACCAAGATCCTCTATCCCG GTTTGAGGGCCGGTGTGTCATCTTCCCTGTCTCAcagttcagtcatcagtcaacTGCTGCTCAACGCCGAGTCGTTTGCGTCATGCGACCCCGAAAACAT GGAGTGCTACAGTGAGAAGTGTGTGATGAATAATTACTTTGGCATCGGTCTGGACGCCAAAATTTCCCTGGACTTCAACAACAAGAGAGACGAACATCCTGAGAAGTGCAG gAGTCGCACCAAAAACATGATGTGGTACGGCGTTCTGGGAACCAAAGAGTTGCTGCACAGGACCTACAAGAACCTGGAACAGAgagttctgctggag tgtGACGGGCGGCCGATCCCCCTCCCCAGCCTGCAGGGCATCGCCGTGTTGAACATTCCCAGTTACGCTGGCGGGACAAACTTCTGGGGAGGAACCAAAGAAGACGAC ACCTTCACCGCTCCGTCTTTTGATGACAAAATTCTGGAGGTGGTGGCCGTGTTTGGCAGCATGCAGATGGCTGTGTCCAGAGTCATCAACCTGCAACACCACCGCATtgcacag TGTCGCACGGTGAAGATCGCCATCCTGGGGGACGAGGGCGTTCCGGTCCAGGTGGACGGCGAGGCCTGGATTCAGCCTCCGGGCTACATCAAGATTCTCCACAAGAACCGCAGCCAGACGCTCACCAGGGACCGC GCCTTCGAGAGCACTTTGAAGTCATGGGAGGACAAACAAAAGTGCGAATTTCCTCGGGATCCGAtcgctccggcgccgctcggcAACCGTCCGGAGATGCTCTCCGAGGAAGAGGCGTCGCTCGTACGAGACTTTGCTCAGGCGGCAGGAGTCCTCATCGGCAG TATCTGCCAGCTGGCTCAGAGTCACCGCAATCTGGAACAGGAACTCGCTCACGCCGTCAACGCCAGCTCCAAGTCCATGGACCTGGTCTACGCCCAGTCCGGCAGCATTGGG ACGCTGAGCTGCGGCGCCGTGGTGTTGATGGTGAAGGACGTGAAAGCGCTGCTCAGCGAGACGGAACTGCTCCTCGCCGGAAAAATGTCCATG GCGTTGGACATGGCCCAACAGGAGCAGCTGAACTGCGCCCTGAGTTGCGTGTGTCAGCATCTGGACGGACTTGTGGAAGTCCCGTGGTTGAACCTCGCCCTCAACCCGGCAGACCAGCAG GATGCCCTGTGCGACTCCGCCAAGCCCAGTCGCGGCGCCAAATTCCGATTGGTCCCCAAgtttaaaaaggacaaaaacaacaaagtcaaAGAGACTCACAGCTCTCTCACTCTGCCAG TTCACCAGTGGGGCACCGAGGAGGTCGGGGCCTGgctggacttcctgtgtctgtCCGAGTACAAAGACATCTTCAGCCGACACGACGTGCGAGGGAGCGAACTGCTGCACCTGGAGAGGCGAGACCTCAAG GACCTGGGTGTGAGCAAGGTGGGCCACATGAAGAGAATCCTTCAGGGCATCCGAGAACTGAGCCGCAACAGCAGCGCCAGCGAGGCCTGA
- the LOC133482655 gene encoding diacylglycerol kinase delta-like isoform X4, translated as MEEWISALRSVQNRQNYESTQYSMDHFSGMHNWYACSHARPTYCNVCREALSGVTSHGLSCEVCKFKAHKRCAVRATNNCKWTTLASIGKDIVEDEDGVRMPHQWLEGNLPVSAKCSACDKTCGSVLRLQDWRCLWCKAMVHSGCREHLSVKCPLGQCKVSVIPPTALNSIDSDGFWKASCPPSCTSPLLVFVNSKSGDNQGVKFLRRFKQLLNPAQVFDLMNGGPHLGLRLFQKFDTFRILVCGGDGSVGWVLSEIDALTLHKQCQLGVLPLGTGNDLARVLGWGSACDDDAQLPQILEKLERASTKMLDRWSIMVYESKFPRQHSTSTMAEDCTDDSEVQQILTYEDSVAVHLSKILTSDQHSVVISSAKVLCETVKDFVARVGKAYEKNTERSEESDVMAKKCGLLKEKLDLLLWTLTEESKASCLATSPLPPASIVEDQEEGGPPAFPLPLRRTPPGPALDSAPCSPRSPPSVGAAVFKPREQLMLRANSLKKVIRQIIEHTEKAVDDQNAQTASLFSLGVVKVDGGLAEEEEDEDDKMAADGAKERAARRASKTPCERLMSKGSLSLGSSVSLPVHAGSRDNMPMLNTKILYPGLRAGVSSSLSHSSVISQLLLNAESFASCDPENMECYSEKCVMNNYFGIGLDAKISLDFNNKRDEHPEKCRSRTKNMMWYGVLGTKELLHRTYKNLEQRVLLECDGRPIPLPSLQGIAVLNIPSYAGGTNFWGGTKEDDTFTAPSFDDKILEVVAVFGSMQMAVSRVINLQHHRIAQCRTVKIAILGDEGVPVQVDGEAWIQPPGYIKILHKNRSQTLTRDRAFESTLKSWEDKQKCEFPRDPIAPAPLGNRPEMLSEEEASLVRDFAQAAGVLIGSICQLAQSHRNLEQELAHAVNASSKSMDLVYAQSGSIGTLSCGAVVLMVKDVKALLSETELLLAGKMSMVSPEAFLWTCRTRRRYLCVRATSRFSVSVHQWGTEEVGAWLDFLCLSEYKDIFSRHDVRGSELLHLERRDLKDLGVSKVGHMKRILQGIRELSRNSSASEA; from the exons ATGGAGGAGTGGATCTCGGCTTTGCGGAGCGTTCAAAACCGACAGAACTATGAG TCTACCCAGTACAGCATGGACCATTTCAGCGGTATGCACAACTGGTACGCGTGCTCACACGCTCGGCCCACTTACTGCAACGTGTGCAGGGAAGCGTTGTCAGGGGTCACCTCACACGGACTCTCCTGTGAAG tgtgtaaATTCAAGGCTCACAAGCGTTGCGCGGTCCGAGCCACCAACAACTGCAAATGGACCACGCTGGCGTCCATCGGGAAGGACATCGTCGAGGACGAGGACGGG GTGCGGATGCCTCACCAATGGCTGGAGGGCAACCTGCCCGTGTCGGCCAAGTGCAGCGCGTGCGACAAAACGTGCGGCAGCGTCTTACGGCTGCAAGACTGGCGATGTCTCTGGTGTAAAGCCATG GTGCACTCGGGCTGTCGGGAGCACCTGTCCGTCAAGTGTCCGCTGGGCCAGTGCAAAGTGTCCGTCATCCCGCCCACGGCGCTCAACAGCATCGACTCTGACG GCTTCTGGAAAGCGTCGTGTCCTCCGTCGTGCACCAGCCCTCTCCTGGTCTTCGTCAACTCCAAGAGCGGCGACAACCAGGGTGTCAAGTTCCTGCGGCGCTTCAAGCAGCTGCTGAATCCCGCGCAGGTTTTTGACCTGATGAACGGAGGACCTCACTTGGG GCTGCGTCTCTTCCAGAAGTTTGACACCTTCAGGATTCTGGTGTGCGGCGGCGACGGCAGCGTCGGTTGGGTTCTGTCTGAGATCGATGCGCTCACGCTGCACAAACAG TGTCAGCTGGGGGTTCTGCCTCTGGGAACCGGCAACGATCTGGCCCGGGTTCTGGGCTGGGGGTCCGCCTGCGACGACGACGCCCAACTACCTCAAATACTGGAGAAACTGGAGCGGGCCAGCACCAAGATGCTCGACAG GTGGAGTATCATGGTGTATGAGAGCAAGTTTCCACGGCAACACTCCACGTCCACCATGGCCGAGGACTGCACCGATGACTCGGAG GTGCAGCAGATCCTCACTTACGAAGATTCTGTCGCTGTTCACCTCTCCAAGATTCTGACGTCGGACCAGCACTCTGTGGTCATTTCCTCCGCCAA GGTTCTGTGTGAGACGGTCAAGGACTTCGTGGCCCGGGTGGGGAAGGCCTACGAGAAGAACACGGAGCGCTCGGAGGAGTCGGACGTCATGGCCAAGAAG TGTGGTCTCCTGAAGGAAAAGTTGGACCTTCTCCTGTGGACTCTGACTGAGGAGTCCAAGGCGTCCTGTCTCGCGACCTCTCCTCTTCCCCCCGCTTCCATCGTTGAGGATCAGGAAGAAGGGGGCCCGCCGGCCTTCCCGTTGCCCCTCCGCCGCACGCCCCCCGGCCCCGCCCTCGACTCCGCCCCTTGCTCCCCGCGCTCGCCGCCCTCTGTGGGGGCGGCCGTCTTTAAACCTCGCGAGCAGCTGATGCTTCGGGCGAACAGCCTGAAGAAGGTCATACGGCAGATCATCGAACACACGGAGAAAG CCGTGGACGACCAGAACGCTCAGACCGCGTCCCTGTTCTCTCTGGGTGTGGTGAAGGTGGACGGCGGCCTggcggaggaggaagaggacgaggatGACAAGATGGCGGCGGACGGCGCCAAAGAGCGCGCGGCTCGCAGAG CCAGTAAGACACCGTGCGAGAGGCTGATGAGCAAAGGCAGCCTATCGCTAGGCAGCTCCGTATCACTTCCTGTCCACGCAGGAAGTCGAGACAATATGCCAATGCTCAACACCAAGATCCTCTATCCCG GTTTGAGGGCCGGTGTGTCATCTTCCCTGTCTCAcagttcagtcatcagtcaacTGCTGCTCAACGCCGAGTCGTTTGCGTCATGCGACCCCGAAAACAT GGAGTGCTACAGTGAGAAGTGTGTGATGAATAATTACTTTGGCATCGGTCTGGACGCCAAAATTTCCCTGGACTTCAACAACAAGAGAGACGAACATCCTGAGAAGTGCAG gAGTCGCACCAAAAACATGATGTGGTACGGCGTTCTGGGAACCAAAGAGTTGCTGCACAGGACCTACAAGAACCTGGAACAGAgagttctgctggag tgtGACGGGCGGCCGATCCCCCTCCCCAGCCTGCAGGGCATCGCCGTGTTGAACATTCCCAGTTACGCTGGCGGGACAAACTTCTGGGGAGGAACCAAAGAAGACGAC ACCTTCACCGCTCCGTCTTTTGATGACAAAATTCTGGAGGTGGTGGCCGTGTTTGGCAGCATGCAGATGGCTGTGTCCAGAGTCATCAACCTGCAACACCACCGCATtgcacag TGTCGCACGGTGAAGATCGCCATCCTGGGGGACGAGGGCGTTCCGGTCCAGGTGGACGGCGAGGCCTGGATTCAGCCTCCGGGCTACATCAAGATTCTCCACAAGAACCGCAGCCAGACGCTCACCAGGGACCGC GCCTTCGAGAGCACTTTGAAGTCATGGGAGGACAAACAAAAGTGCGAATTTCCTCGGGATCCGAtcgctccggcgccgctcggcAACCGTCCGGAGATGCTCTCCGAGGAAGAGGCGTCGCTCGTACGAGACTTTGCTCAGGCGGCAGGAGTCCTCATCGGCAG TATCTGCCAGCTGGCTCAGAGTCACCGCAATCTGGAACAGGAACTCGCTCACGCCGTCAACGCCAGCTCCAAGTCCATGGACCTGGTCTACGCCCAGTCCGGCAGCATTGGG ACGCTGAGCTGCGGCGCCGTGGTGTTGATGGTGAAGGACGTGAAAGCGCTGCTCAGCGAGACGGAACTGCTCCTCGCCGGAAAAATGTCCATG GTGAGCCCCGAAGCCTTCCTTTGGACTTGTCGGACGCGGCGCCGCTACCTGTGCGTCCGCGCCACTTCCCGTTTCTCTGTCTCAGTTCACCAGTGGGGCACCGAGGAGGTCGGGGCCTGgctggacttcctgtgtctgtCCGAGTACAAAGACATCTTCAGCCGACACGACGTGCGAGGGAGCGAACTGCTGCACCTGGAGAGGCGAGACCTCAAG GACCTGGGTGTGAGCAAGGTGGGCCACATGAAGAGAATCCTTCAGGGCATCCGAGAACTGAGCCGCAACAGCAGCGCCAGCGAGGCCTGA